In Campylobacteraceae bacterium, a single genomic region encodes these proteins:
- a CDS encoding chloride channel protein, with amino-acid sequence MKKHIIEQSIILYSISKWLLISSLIGIVIGAIVTVFLTILQAAEDSRELLSFNYYYTLPFAFMFTVWLVKTFAPNAKGHGTEKVIEAIHKRHGQIDVIIIPVKLLATVVTIFSGGSVGKEGPGAQIGAGAASFIADLFKFSKENRKVLVICGISAGFASVFGTPISGAIFGVEVLIVGIIMYNVLLPSFISGFAAFTTARFLGMDYTYFNMRFSQSIDLEFSLIFQVVLAGIFFGIVSDFLITFLKKSEFAFSKIKINIYLKAFLGGLILIGLTLIFGEAYLGLGLETINTSFFSDKSIAAEIPWYAFLLKTVFTALTLAAGGSGGVLTPIFFVGSTSGNLFATMVGDHFAFFSAIGFVSVLAGAANAPIAATIMAVELFGVEIAPYAAISCVISFLMTGHRSVFPSQILKMKKSDLLNVQMGEDIDHTTVDISDENKIKFFKLQKKILLRGRKRKQEPKD; translated from the coding sequence ATGAAAAAACACATTATTGAACAATCTATTATTTTATACTCTATTTCTAAATGGTTATTAATTTCAAGTTTAATTGGAATTGTAATTGGTGCTATTGTAACTGTATTTCTAACCATCTTACAAGCAGCAGAAGATTCAAGAGAACTCTTAAGTTTTAACTATTATTACACCCTTCCTTTTGCTTTTATGTTTACGGTCTGGCTTGTAAAAACTTTTGCACCAAATGCCAAAGGCCATGGAACAGAAAAAGTAATTGAAGCCATTCACAAAAGACATGGACAAATTGATGTTATTATTATTCCAGTAAAACTTTTGGCTACTGTAGTTACTATCTTTTCAGGAGGTTCTGTAGGTAAAGAAGGGCCAGGAGCTCAAATAGGAGCAGGTGCTGCTTCTTTTATTGCTGATTTATTTAAGTTTTCAAAAGAAAACAGAAAAGTATTGGTAATTTGTGGAATTTCTGCTGGTTTCGCTTCTGTTTTTGGAACACCAATTTCTGGTGCAATCTTTGGAGTAGAAGTATTAATTGTAGGTATTATTATGTACAATGTTTTACTTCCTTCCTTTATCTCTGGTTTTGCTGCATTTACAACTGCTCGTTTTTTAGGAATGGACTATACGTATTTTAATATGCGATTTTCTCAAAGTATTGATTTGGAATTTTCTTTAATTTTTCAAGTTGTGCTTGCAGGGATATTTTTTGGTATTGTATCTGATTTTTTAATTACTTTTTTAAAAAAGAGTGAGTTTGCGTTTTCAAAAATAAAAATCAATATATATTTAAAAGCCTTTTTAGGAGGTTTAATTCTTATTGGACTTACTCTTATATTTGGAGAAGCTTATTTAGGTTTAGGCCTTGAAACCATTAATACGTCTTTTTTCTCTGATAAAAGTATAGCAGCAGAAATACCTTGGTATGCTTTTTTATTAAAAACAGTTTTTACTGCTTTGACTTTAGCCGCAGGCGGAAGTGGTGGGGTATTAACACCAATATTTTTTGTAGGGTCAACCAGTGGAAATTTATTTGCAACAATGGTTGGGGATCATTTTGCATTTTTTTCAGCTATTGGTTTTGTTTCTGTTTTAGCAGGTGCTGCAAATGCACCAATAGCAGCCACTATAATGGCAGTAGAGCTCTTTGGCGTAGAAATTGCACCTTATGCTGCTATTTCTTGTGTTATTTCTTTTTTAATGACAGGACATAGAAGTGTTTTTCCCTCACAAATTCTAAAAATGAAGAAAAGCGATTTATTAAATGTACAAATGGGAGAAGATATTGACCATACGACTGTTGATATCTCAGATGAAAATAAAATAAAATTTTTTAAATTACAAAAAAAGATACTATTAAGAGGAAGAAAAAGAAAACAGGAACCTAAAGATTAA
- a CDS encoding class I SAM-dependent methyltransferase produces MKIEELKDIIFKNAQNTKEEFTRLFHGRGGYYDAYEYLLLDSMNKILFLSLYKEEKEENQIIALVEELYYAKKYECFIVQRRYLNKSPSMIVLGELKKEEFFYELGLKYQAHFLNNQNMGFFSDMKIGHEYVLNNSKNKTVLNLFSYTCVFSVCAIKGGAAKVVNIDMSKSALNIGRTNHRLNDLDLKKVKFLPHNILKSWNAIKKEGPYDLIIIDPPSFQKGSFAVSNDYEKIIKRLNIFAKEECIILSCLNAPELKSDFIKDIYLRLAPEFTFKERLNIMSTHPCKDEERALKNLIFTKTRRT; encoded by the coding sequence ATGAAAATAGAAGAGTTAAAAGATATTATTTTTAAAAATGCACAAAATACAAAAGAAGAATTTACGCGACTTTTCCACGGACGTGGAGGCTATTATGATGCCTATGAATATCTTCTTCTTGACTCAATGAATAAAATCTTGTTCTTGAGTTTGTATAAAGAAGAAAAAGAAGAAAATCAAATTATAGCTTTAGTAGAAGAACTGTATTATGCTAAAAAATATGAGTGTTTTATTGTTCAACGGCGATATTTAAATAAATCACCAAGCATGATAGTTCTTGGGGAATTAAAAAAAGAAGAGTTTTTTTATGAGCTTGGATTAAAATACCAAGCACATTTTTTAAACAATCAAAATATGGGATTTTTTTCTGATATGAAAATAGGGCATGAGTATGTTTTAAATAACAGTAAAAATAAAACAGTGTTAAATTTATTTTCTTATACCTGTGTTTTTTCTGTTTGTGCAATAAAAGGAGGGGCTGCAAAGGTTGTTAATATTGATATGAGTAAAAGTGCTTTAAATATTGGACGAACAAATCACAGGCTTAATGATTTAGATCTAAAAAAAGTAAAATTTTTGCCTCATAATATACTAAAATCCTGGAATGCTATTAAAAAAGAAGGGCCTTATGATTTAATTATAATTGATCCTCCTAGTTTCCAAAAAGGAAGTTTTGCAGTGAGTAACGACTATGAAAAGATCATTAAGCGTTTGAATATTTTTGCAAAAGAAGAGTGTATTATACTTTCGTGTTTAAATGCACCTGAGCTTAAAAGTGATTTTATTAAAGATATTTATTTACGTCTTGCCCCAGAATTTACCTTCAAAGAACGCTTAAATATAATGAGCACTCATCCTTGTAAAGACGAAGAAAGAGCTTTGAAAAATCTTATCTTTACTAAAACAAGAAGAACTTAA
- a CDS encoding TSUP family transporter → MEFLEDISLTWYIIFILTGFVAGYIDAIAGGGGMIQVPILLLSGIPPLFVLATNKIAGLFGTLMASIKYAMSKKMSFTIVWIAIGPCLIASYFGTNLVMYLSDEIIAWAILISIPIALLFLLKKSTKIKEEKKKLSKKKIILCTAPIGFYDGLLGPGTGTYMTIAMKRFLNLDYIVATASTKPLNLMTNIGSAIAFFAAGKILWSIALPMALANALGAYVGSHYAIKGGEAFIKKVLISVLLIMLSANILKMIIY, encoded by the coding sequence ATGGAGTTTTTAGAAGATATAAGTCTAACATGGTACATAATATTTATTTTAACAGGTTTTGTTGCAGGTTACATTGATGCAATTGCAGGAGGTGGAGGTATGATTCAAGTACCTATTTTGCTATTAAGCGGCATTCCTCCTTTATTTGTATTAGCAACAAATAAAATTGCAGGATTATTTGGTACATTAATGGCAAGTATTAAATATGCCATGAGTAAAAAAATGTCCTTTACTATAGTTTGGATTGCAATAGGACCTTGTTTAATCGCTTCTTATTTTGGAACAAACTTAGTAATGTATTTGAGCGATGAGATAATTGCCTGGGCTATTTTAATATCTATTCCTATTGCTTTATTATTTTTACTTAAAAAAAGTACTAAAATAAAAGAAGAGAAAAAGAAACTTAGCAAGAAAAAAATTATATTGTGTACTGCACCTATTGGTTTTTATGATGGTTTATTAGGGCCTGGAACGGGAACATATATGACTATTGCTATGAAGAGATTTTTAAATCTTGATTATATTGTAGCAACTGCATCAACTAAACCCCTTAATTTAATGACAAATATAGGCTCTGCTATTGCATTTTTTGCAGCAGGAAAAATTTTATGGAGTATTGCTTTGCCAATGGCACTTGCTAATGCACTAGGCGCTTATGTTGGTAGTCATTATGCAATAAAAGGAGGAGAAGCTTTTATTAAAAAGGTTCTCATTAGTGTTTTACTTATAATGTTAAGTGCAAATATCCTAAAAATGATTATATATTAA
- a CDS encoding DUF3050 domain-containing protein — translation MTEIEKMKNDLEPLRQELIAHDLYKNVDSVKSIQVFMKMHVFAVWDFMSLLKSLQRELTNTNVPWTPKGHRLSRRLINDIVLCEESDFNENNETMSHFEMYIDAMIQVEANTSDINTFIDNLNDAKSYQKSLEIAKVNEEIKKFIDFTFSVINTKKSYLIASVFTFGRENLIPDMFVEIVRKFNKNPQAGLSKLVYYLDRHIEVDGEEHGPMALNMISELCEGDEEKWSEAREVCKEALFRRIKLWDSINACILENN, via the coding sequence ATGACAGAAATAGAAAAAATGAAAAACGATTTGGAGCCTTTAAGACAAGAACTTATTGCGCATGATTTATATAAAAATGTAGATTCAGTTAAAAGCATTCAAGTTTTTATGAAAATGCATGTATTTGCAGTTTGGGATTTTATGTCTTTATTAAAATCTTTACAAAGAGAATTAACCAATACAAATGTACCTTGGACTCCCAAAGGGCATAGGTTATCAAGGCGTTTGATTAATGATATTGTTTTATGTGAAGAAAGTGATTTTAACGAAAACAATGAAACTATGAGTCATTTTGAAATGTATATTGATGCTATGATACAAGTAGAAGCAAATACTTCTGATATCAATACTTTTATTGATAATTTAAATGATGCTAAGAGTTATCAAAAATCTTTAGAAATTGCAAAAGTAAATGAAGAAATCAAAAAATTTATTGATTTTACTTTTTCTGTAATTAATACCAAAAAATCCTATTTAATTGCTTCTGTATTTACTTTTGGGCGTGAAAATTTAATTCCTGATATGTTTGTTGAAATTGTAAGAAAATTCAATAAAAACCCTCAAGCTGGTTTATCAAAACTGGTATATTATCTTGACAGACATATTGAAGTTGATGGAGAAGAACATGGACCAATGGCTTTAAATATGATTAGCGAATTATGTGAAGGTGATGAAGAAAAATGGAGCGAAGCAAGAGAAGTTTGTAAAGAAGCACTCTTTCGTAGAATTAAACTATGGGACAGCATTAACGCTTGTATTTTAGAAAACAACTAG
- a CDS encoding ribonuclease H, producing the protein MKDILYLFTDSSVNPQTKIAYGSYLYLSDEEINANNMPYVIKNKRFSNTSSTLAELQILLFALKEKELSSYSLIIYTDCQNIIGLNNRRSKFEQNNYYSKNNKKIKNHLFYKEFFTLCDAIDCSFVKVKGHKKTAEKSSIDRIFSLVDKNAREHLRNEFLEEK; encoded by the coding sequence ATGAAAGATATATTATACTTATTTACTGATTCCAGTGTTAATCCTCAAACAAAAATAGCTTATGGTTCTTATCTTTATCTTAGTGATGAAGAAATAAATGCTAATAATATGCCCTACGTAATTAAAAATAAGCGTTTTTCTAATACTTCTTCTACTTTAGCAGAATTACAAATACTGCTTTTTGCTTTAAAAGAAAAAGAATTAAGTTCTTACTCCCTTATTATTTATACCGATTGTCAAAATATTATTGGTTTAAATAATCGAAGATCGAAGTTTGAACAAAACAATTATTATTCAAAAAACAATAAAAAAATTAAAAATCATTTATTTTATAAAGAGTTTTTTACTCTTTGTGATGCAATAGATTGTTCTTTTGTAAAAGTAAAAGGTCATAAAAAAACAGCAGAAAAAAGCAGTATAGATCGAATTTTCTCTTTGGTTGATAAAAATGCACGAGAGCATTTGCGAAATGAGTTTTTAGAAGAAAAGTGA
- a CDS encoding LysE family translocator, producing MTLIEIMTFTFVAILLVVSPGPNGLLLAKTVPISGKNAGFANIAGFISAFYLHGALSILGISVILTSSAEAFFIVKVLGACYLIFIGIKALFSSFKNQDFKNVNNTKKKKSTIKMAYLEGFLTNALNPKVSMFYLAAFPQFIPTTGSSIFYAFLLITIHALLNTLWFSSMVILLSKIKTKNKDSFAQRSFRAFTGIVFVAFGVKLITFENK from the coding sequence ATGACACTTATTGAAATAATGACGTTTACTTTTGTTGCGATTCTTTTAGTAGTATCTCCTGGTCCAAATGGTCTTTTACTTGCGAAAACAGTACCAATATCTGGAAAAAATGCAGGTTTTGCTAATATTGCTGGATTTATAAGTGCTTTTTATTTACATGGGGCATTATCAATTCTTGGAATTTCTGTTATTTTAACATCTTCAGCTGAAGCATTTTTTATAGTCAAAGTTTTAGGGGCTTGTTATTTAATATTTATTGGAATAAAAGCATTATTTTCTTCTTTTAAAAATCAAGATTTTAAAAATGTAAATAATACTAAAAAGAAGAAGAGTACAATTAAAATGGCTTATTTAGAGGGTTTTTTAACAAATGCTTTGAACCCTAAGGTCTCAATGTTTTATTTGGCTGCTTTTCCTCAATTTATCCCAACTACAGGTTCTTCAATTTTTTATGCTTTTTTATTAATTACGATACATGCTCTTTTAAATACACTTTGGTTTTCAAGTATGGTTATTTTACTTTCAAAAATAAAAACAAAAAATAAGGATTCTTTTGCCCAAAGATCTTTTAGAGCTTTTACCGGTATTGTTTTTGTTGCTTTTGGTGTGAAACTTATTACTTTTGAAAACAAATAA
- a CDS encoding DUF393 domain-containing protein, whose amino-acid sequence MKKNAQIIIFDDTCIFCIKAVNFIIKRDKNKIFYFAGFTSKSAKELIKKYGQEEQGNKSILLIKNDKAYNKSRAVSQIALSLPFLWPSLIVIDIFPLFLMDALYMWVSNNRHRFLKKDKSSKINSSSNLLS is encoded by the coding sequence ATGAAAAAAAATGCTCAAATTATCATTTTTGATGATACTTGTATTTTTTGTATTAAAGCGGTTAATTTTATTATTAAAAGAGATAAAAATAAGATTTTTTATTTTGCAGGCTTTACTAGTAAAAGTGCAAAAGAGCTAATTAAGAAATACGGCCAAGAAGAGCAAGGAAATAAAAGCATACTATTAATTAAAAATGACAAAGCCTATAATAAAAGCAGAGCAGTAAGCCAAATTGCACTTTCTTTGCCTTTTTTGTGGCCTAGCCTTATTGTAATTGATATCTTCCCTTTGTTTTTAATGGACGCTTTATATATGTGGGTATCAAATAACAGACATAGGTTTTTAAAAAAAGACAAATCGAGTAAAATCAATAGTTCTAGCAATCTTCTTTCTTAA
- the pip gene encoding prolyl aminopeptidase has product MNKFYPIIEPYNSFLLEVDSIHQIYVEECGNKNGKPVIFLHGGPGGGCSKNDRRFFNPLEYRIILFDQRGCGRSLPHGCLENNESHFLIEDIEKIREKLNIDSWHVFGGSWGSTLSLLYAQEHVQRVKSLVLRGIFLGRKTDTAWAFDQGPAVRMVPDYWEEYLTALPSSSEKSFVKRAYEVLTGEDKEAAKKLAKAWSKWEISCVTLVPNEAFLAANTNDEASWTLARHEAHYMVNAFFIKENQILENCYKIKDIPTCIVHGRYDIVCPFDNAWLLHKELKNAKLLIGLSAGHASIEPDNIHHLIASTNEMLKVE; this is encoded by the coding sequence ATGAATAAATTTTACCCCATAATTGAGCCTTATAATAGTTTTTTATTAGAAGTGGATTCTATACATCAAATATATGTGGAAGAATGTGGAAACAAAAATGGAAAACCTGTCATTTTTTTACATGGAGGTCCAGGAGGAGGGTGTTCTAAGAATGACAGACGTTTCTTTAATCCTTTGGAGTACCGAATTATATTATTTGATCAAAGAGGCTGTGGGAGATCACTTCCTCATGGATGTTTAGAAAATAATGAAAGCCATTTTTTAATTGAAGACATAGAAAAAATAAGAGAAAAACTCAATATTGATTCTTGGCATGTTTTTGGGGGATCTTGGGGTTCTACTTTATCTTTATTGTATGCACAAGAACATGTACAAAGAGTAAAAAGTTTGGTTTTAAGAGGTATCTTTTTAGGAAGAAAAACAGATACTGCATGGGCTTTTGATCAAGGACCTGCTGTAAGAATGGTTCCTGATTATTGGGAAGAGTATTTAACAGCTTTACCTTCTAGTTCTGAAAAATCTTTTGTAAAAAGAGCGTACGAGGTTTTAACAGGAGAGGATAAAGAAGCAGCTAAAAAACTAGCTAAAGCTTGGAGTAAATGGGAAATTTCTTGTGTTACTCTTGTTCCTAATGAAGCGTTTTTAGCTGCAAATACAAATGATGAAGCTTCTTGGACACTTGCCAGGCATGAAGCACATTATATGGTGAATGCATTTTTTATAAAAGAAAATCAAATTCTTGAGAATTGTTATAAAATCAAAGATATTCCTACTTGTATTGTTCATGGACGTTACGATATTGTTTGTCCTTTTGATAATGCATGGTTATTGCATAAAGAATTAAAAAATGCTAAATTACTTATTGGTTTAAGTGCAGGCCATGCTTCAATTGAGCCAGATAATATTCATCATTTAATTGCTTCAACAAATGAAATGTTAAAGGTAGAATAA
- a CDS encoding TraB/GumN family protein, whose translation MKFKYIVFIFCILFVNVYAQSPVWKISKNGSHLFIAGTIHLLNKDDYPLPKAFDYAYKRSSTIVFEADTNKFSQASFRPLILRKTLYLKNKTLENYLDDKTLKELKLYLKKENISYANVAKLKPGMLSITLMMQELKKLSLLGIGVDEYYSKKALKDKKKIKFLESVFKQLDFLSNMGKNNESAFVKYMLKDLNNIEKEFSLMKKAWRQGDNEALKKVSLDSWKDKFPKLYHSLLIKRNKAWMPKIVKMLANKEVELILFGALHLVGEHGVLSLLEKKGYKVENIN comes from the coding sequence ATGAAATTTAAATATATTGTTTTTATTTTTTGCATCTTATTTGTAAATGTATATGCACAGTCTCCTGTTTGGAAAATATCAAAAAATGGCTCACATCTTTTTATTGCAGGAACAATACATTTATTAAATAAAGATGATTATCCTTTACCAAAAGCTTTTGATTATGCGTATAAAAGATCTTCTACTATTGTATTTGAAGCAGACACAAATAAATTTTCACAAGCTTCTTTTAGACCTTTAATTTTAAGAAAAACACTGTATTTGAAAAACAAAACTTTGGAGAATTATTTAGATGATAAAACACTAAAAGAATTAAAGTTGTATTTAAAAAAAGAAAATATAAGTTATGCAAATGTAGCCAAATTAAAACCAGGTATGTTGAGTATTACTTTAATGATGCAAGAATTAAAAAAACTCTCACTCTTAGGGATTGGAGTGGATGAATATTATTCAAAAAAAGCTTTAAAAGATAAAAAGAAAATAAAATTCTTAGAAAGTGTTTTTAAACAACTGGATTTTTTAAGTAATATGGGAAAAAACAATGAAAGCGCTTTTGTAAAATATATGTTAAAAGATTTAAATAATATAGAAAAAGAATTTTCTTTAATGAAAAAAGCATGGAGACAAGGTGATAATGAAGCACTTAAAAAAGTTTCTTTGGATTCTTGGAAAGATAAATTTCCTAAACTATATCATTCTTTATTAATTAAACGAAATAAAGCATGGATGCCTAAGATTGTAAAAATGCTTGCGAATAAAGAAGTTGAACTTATTCTTTTTGGGGCACTTCATTTAGTAGGTGAGCATGGTGTATTAAGTCTTCTTGAAAAAAAAGGATATAAAGTAGAAAATATTAACTGA